From a region of the Xanthomonas rydalmerensis genome:
- a CDS encoding TonB-dependent receptor, giving the protein MPSSRPALLRRSALSLALLGLLSPSLALAADPTTTTTAADATPPASDSRHGAGHTQDRHVKDMDQVVVTASPLRDAAGALSQPVDVLAGERLDENRGASIGETVASLPGVQSSNFGPGVGRPIIRGLDGPRVAVLNDGLSSQDVSTVSQDHSPAVEPFLADQIEVLKGPSTLLYGSGAIGGVVNVVDGRIAETPVDGVHGRAEARWEGGDKSGNTDMFRVDAGNGSGLSIHADGVYRNLKDYDTPQGPQLNSFVKSKVGSIGSSLAGDWGFVGVSVSRFRDDYGNPGEPGDPAAGERGVSLQLHQDRFELKGALNDPWGDGSALRYSFGHTAYTHTEFEGAEVGTKFDKRANEGRVEASFGLGGGWQTAVGVQGSDSTFQAVGEEAFVPKTDTRAIGVFALARNSWDRVQAELGARVDKTKYETDTGVDRDFTPKSLSLSGGFRFNEQWRLTANLDHAERAPAEEELFANGPHIATLAYEIGNPDLKTEKANQAELGLIFKNDWVDAKVAGYYNRYDDFIYIVDTGGQWYHEEDNDFLPIRQWTQADAIFHGFEGEATFHLANNDSGAWDLRVFGDTVRARLKDGGNLPRIAPARYGAQLRWDASHWRAALGATRYQKQDKVAVNETPTAGYTLVDAHLAYHVDTGSTAWEVFLDGNNLTNQDARVHTSFLKDDVMLPGRSASFGVRLFF; this is encoded by the coding sequence ATGCCCTCTTCCCGCCCCGCCCTGCTCCGCCGTTCCGCCCTGTCCCTGGCCCTGCTTGGCCTGTTGAGCCCGTCGCTGGCCCTCGCCGCCGACCCGACCACCACGACGACCGCCGCCGATGCCACGCCGCCGGCCAGCGACAGCCGCCACGGCGCAGGCCACACGCAGGACCGGCACGTGAAGGACATGGACCAGGTGGTGGTCACCGCCAGCCCGCTGCGCGATGCCGCCGGCGCACTGAGCCAGCCGGTGGACGTGCTGGCCGGCGAGCGCCTGGACGAGAACCGCGGCGCCAGCATCGGCGAGACCGTGGCCAGCCTGCCGGGCGTGCAGAGTTCCAACTTCGGCCCCGGCGTGGGCCGGCCGATCATCCGCGGCCTCGACGGCCCGCGCGTGGCGGTGCTCAACGACGGCCTGTCCTCGCAGGACGTGTCCACGGTCAGCCAGGACCATTCGCCGGCGGTGGAACCGTTCCTGGCCGACCAGATCGAGGTGCTGAAGGGCCCGTCGACCCTGCTGTACGGCTCCGGCGCCATCGGCGGCGTGGTCAACGTGGTCGACGGGCGCATCGCCGAGACCCCGGTCGACGGCGTGCACGGCCGTGCCGAGGCGCGCTGGGAAGGCGGCGACAAGAGCGGCAACACCGACATGTTCCGGGTCGACGCCGGCAACGGCAGCGGCCTGTCGATCCATGCCGACGGCGTGTATCGGAATCTGAAGGACTACGACACGCCGCAGGGCCCGCAGCTCAATTCGTTCGTCAAGTCCAAGGTCGGCTCGATCGGCAGTTCGCTGGCCGGCGACTGGGGCTTCGTCGGCGTGTCGGTCTCGCGCTTCCGCGACGACTACGGCAACCCGGGCGAACCCGGCGATCCGGCCGCCGGCGAGCGCGGCGTGTCGCTGCAGCTGCACCAGGACCGCTTCGAGCTCAAGGGCGCGCTGAACGACCCGTGGGGCGACGGCAGCGCGCTGCGCTACAGCTTCGGCCACACCGCCTACACCCACACCGAGTTCGAAGGCGCGGAAGTGGGCACCAAGTTCGACAAGCGCGCCAACGAAGGCCGCGTGGAGGCCTCCTTTGGCCTGGGCGGCGGCTGGCAGACCGCGGTCGGCGTGCAGGGCAGCGATTCGACCTTCCAGGCGGTCGGCGAAGAGGCCTTCGTGCCGAAGACCGACACCCGCGCCATCGGCGTGTTCGCACTCGCGCGCAACAGCTGGGACCGCGTGCAGGCCGAGCTCGGCGCGCGCGTGGACAAGACCAAGTACGAGACCGACACCGGCGTGGACCGCGACTTCACTCCGAAGAGCCTGTCGCTGAGCGGCGGTTTCCGCTTCAACGAACAGTGGCGCCTGACCGCCAACCTCGACCACGCCGAGCGCGCCCCGGCCGAGGAAGAGCTGTTCGCCAACGGCCCGCACATCGCCACCCTCGCCTACGAGATCGGCAACCCCGATCTGAAGACCGAAAAGGCCAACCAGGCCGAGCTGGGCCTGATCTTCAAGAACGACTGGGTCGACGCCAAGGTGGCCGGTTACTACAACCGCTACGACGACTTCATCTACATCGTCGACACCGGCGGCCAGTGGTACCACGAGGAGGACAACGACTTCCTGCCGATCCGCCAGTGGACCCAGGCCGATGCGATCTTCCACGGCTTCGAGGGCGAGGCCACCTTCCACCTGGCCAACAACGACAGCGGCGCCTGGGACCTGCGCGTGTTCGGCGACACCGTGCGTGCGCGGCTGAAGGACGGCGGCAACCTGCCGCGCATCGCGCCGGCGCGCTATGGCGCCCAGCTGCGCTGGGACGCCAGCCACTGGCGCGCCGCGCTGGGCGCCACCCGCTACCAGAAGCAGGACAAGGTGGCGGTCAACGAGACCCCGACCGCCGGCTACACCCTGGTCGATGCGCACCTGGCGTATCACGTCGATACCGGCAGCACCGCCTGGGAAGTGTTCCTGGACGGCAACAACCTGACCAACCAGGACGCGCGCGTGCACACCTCGTTCCTCAAGGACGACGTCATGCTGCCCGGCCGCAGCGCCTCGTTCGGCGTACGCTTGTTCTTCTGA
- the ubiM gene encoding 5-demethoxyubiquinol-8 5-hydroxylase UbiM, which yields MQVDIAIVGAGPAGLCFARSLAGSGLSLALIEPQPRAALAEAAFDGREIALTHASRALLEQLGLWARIDPQAIAPLRDARVMNGSSPFALTFAAGEGGHGDLGWLVPNHLIRRAAFAAVQDQPGLTLLDGVSVQALRRDARQAQLQLSDGCSVAARLVVAADSRFSSTRRMSGIGAQLRDFGRTMLVCRVRHERPHHQTAWEWFGYGRTMALLPLHGNEASAVLTLPPERAQALLQMDEAELGAEIGACFEHRLGDMTPLVRPQAYPLVAVYAQRFVAERYALIGDAAVGMHPVTAHGFNFGLQSQARLARALHAAVARGGDIAAPDLLAGYQRGHRLATRPLYEATNAIAALYTDDRLPARALRSAALRVADRVAPFKRAIAAHLTQRVAAMAR from the coding sequence ATGCAAGTGGATATCGCCATCGTCGGTGCCGGCCCTGCCGGCCTGTGCTTCGCCCGCTCGCTGGCCGGCAGCGGCCTGTCGCTGGCGCTGATCGAGCCGCAGCCGCGCGCGGCGCTGGCCGAGGCCGCCTTCGATGGCCGCGAAATCGCCCTGACCCATGCTTCGCGGGCATTGCTGGAACAGTTGGGCCTGTGGGCGCGGATCGACCCGCAGGCGATTGCGCCGCTGCGCGATGCGCGGGTGATGAACGGCTCCTCGCCGTTCGCGCTGACCTTCGCCGCGGGCGAGGGCGGCCATGGCGATCTCGGCTGGCTGGTGCCCAATCACCTGATCCGCCGCGCCGCGTTCGCCGCGGTGCAGGACCAGCCCGGCCTGACCCTGCTCGACGGGGTCTCGGTGCAGGCGCTGCGCCGCGACGCGCGCCAGGCGCAATTGCAGCTTTCCGACGGGTGCAGCGTGGCCGCGCGCCTGGTGGTGGCGGCCGACAGCCGCTTCTCCAGCACCCGGCGCATGAGCGGGATCGGCGCGCAGCTGCGCGATTTCGGCCGCACCATGCTGGTGTGCCGCGTGCGCCACGAGCGCCCGCACCATCAGACCGCCTGGGAGTGGTTCGGCTACGGCCGCACCATGGCGCTGTTGCCGTTGCACGGCAACGAGGCCTCGGCGGTGCTGACCCTGCCGCCAGAGCGCGCGCAGGCCCTGCTGCAGATGGACGAGGCAGAGCTGGGGGCGGAGATCGGCGCCTGCTTCGAGCACCGCCTGGGCGACATGACGCCGCTGGTGCGGCCGCAGGCCTATCCGCTGGTGGCGGTGTACGCGCAGCGCTTCGTGGCCGAGCGCTATGCCTTGATCGGCGACGCCGCGGTGGGCATGCATCCAGTGACCGCGCATGGGTTCAACTTCGGCCTGCAGAGCCAGGCGCGGCTGGCGCGCGCGCTGCACGCGGCGGTGGCGCGTGGCGGCGACATCGCCGCGCCCGACCTGCTGGCCGGCTACCAGCGCGGGCACCGGCTGGCCACGCGGCCGCTGTACGAGGCGACCAACGCGATCGCCGCGCTGTACACCGACGACCGCCTGCCGGCGCGTGCCCTGCGCAGCGCCGCGCTGCGCGTGGCCGACCGGGTCGCGCCGTTCAAGCGCGCGATCGCCGCGCACCTGACCCAGCGCGTGGCGGCCATGGCGCGTTGA
- a CDS encoding DUF4019 domain-containing protein, with the protein MAGAAFAQTAAPVPSAAPVPPAAPPATPAAAPAAAPKPAPRHAGAAVPAPGPLAKQDAQMAQAGLRAAQLVDAGRAGELWDGASAVAKKAVTRAVFVREIDAARARLGALIGRGVASVARVQYAAGSQVPPGTYVNVSFPSRFANAPQPVRELVSLRLDEDKTWRLVGYHVGMPD; encoded by the coding sequence ATGGCCGGCGCCGCCTTCGCGCAAACCGCGGCGCCAGTGCCGTCGGCTGCGCCCGTGCCGCCCGCCGCTCCGCCAGCAACGCCCGCTGCCGCGCCCGCGGCTGCACCGAAACCGGCGCCGCGCCACGCCGGCGCCGCTGTGCCTGCCCCCGGGCCGCTGGCCAAGCAGGATGCGCAGATGGCGCAGGCCGGGCTGCGCGCCGCGCAGCTGGTCGATGCCGGGCGCGCTGGCGAGCTGTGGGACGGCGCCTCGGCGGTAGCGAAGAAGGCGGTGACGCGTGCTGTGTTCGTGCGCGAGATCGACGCTGCGCGTGCGCGGCTGGGCGCGCTGATCGGCCGCGGCGTCGCCAGCGTGGCGCGCGTGCAGTACGCCGCCGGCTCGCAGGTGCCGCCGGGCACCTACGTCAACGTCAGCTTCCCCAGCCGCTTCGCCAACGCGCCGCAGCCGGTGCGCGAGCTGGTGTCGTTGCGGCTGGACGAGGACAAGACCTGGCGACTGGTCGGCTATCACGTCGGCATGCCCGACTGA
- a CDS encoding chloride channel protein produces MHSPDSAQPPRLRQLISQESWKQRAVLWGGAVAVALVSIVFAKASDAAFHVFQRIIGHSPWWALLLTPSVFALLAWLTNGALRPTRGSGIPQVIAALERPDDGFRQANLSLRVSVGKLMLTTMALFGGASIGREGPTVHVGASLMYVFGRWFGFRDARQASHFLLAGGAAGIAAAFNTPLAGVVFAIEELSGRFEHHFSGTLLTAVIVGGVISLGLLGDYTYFGRVATAGLPLGKAWLAILLCGVVAGLLGGAFARMVLLTVAGKPRWLGELRRRQPVLLAALCGLALVLLGLIFGTGAFGTGYEQARSLVQGHASVGHEFGLMKLLANLVSYVAGIPGGLFSPALAVGAGLGHNLAVLMPGVDPRIFVLLGMCAYLTGVTQAPLTSAVISLELTDSSDMLLPILATVLIARGASALVCRTPIYRGLAELLLVAPPPAPAPPAEEEAPISLAADLAGSDHDDRDDGPTAPRPH; encoded by the coding sequence ATGCACTCGCCCGACTCCGCGCAACCGCCGCGTCTGCGCCAACTGATCTCGCAAGAGAGCTGGAAACAGCGCGCCGTGCTGTGGGGCGGCGCGGTAGCGGTGGCGCTGGTCTCCATCGTCTTCGCCAAGGCCAGCGACGCCGCCTTCCACGTGTTTCAGCGCATCATCGGGCATTCGCCGTGGTGGGCGTTGCTGCTGACCCCGAGCGTCTTCGCCCTGCTCGCCTGGCTCACCAACGGCGCGCTGCGCCCTACCCGCGGCAGCGGCATTCCGCAGGTGATCGCCGCGCTGGAGCGCCCCGACGACGGCTTCCGCCAGGCCAACCTGTCGCTGCGCGTGTCCGTGGGCAAGCTGATGCTGACCACCATGGCCTTGTTCGGCGGCGCTTCGATCGGCCGCGAAGGCCCGACCGTGCACGTCGGCGCCAGCCTGATGTACGTGTTCGGGCGCTGGTTCGGCTTCCGCGATGCGCGCCAGGCCAGCCATTTCCTGCTGGCCGGCGGCGCCGCCGGCATCGCCGCCGCGTTCAACACGCCCCTGGCGGGCGTGGTGTTCGCCATCGAGGAACTGAGCGGGCGCTTCGAGCACCACTTTTCCGGCACCCTGCTGACCGCGGTGATCGTCGGCGGCGTGATCTCGCTGGGCCTGCTCGGCGACTACACCTACTTCGGCCGGGTCGCCACCGCCGGCCTGCCGCTGGGCAAGGCGTGGCTGGCGATCCTGCTGTGCGGCGTGGTCGCCGGCCTGCTCGGCGGCGCTTTCGCGCGCATGGTGCTGCTGACCGTCGCCGGCAAGCCGCGCTGGCTGGGCGAGCTGCGCCGGCGCCAGCCGGTCCTGCTGGCCGCACTGTGCGGCCTGGCGCTGGTGCTGCTGGGCCTGATCTTCGGCACCGGCGCGTTCGGTACCGGCTACGAGCAGGCGCGCAGCCTGGTGCAGGGGCACGCCAGCGTCGGCCACGAATTCGGCCTGATGAAGCTGCTGGCGAACCTGGTGTCCTACGTCGCCGGCATTCCCGGCGGCCTGTTCTCGCCGGCCCTGGCGGTCGGCGCCGGGCTCGGCCACAACCTGGCCGTGCTGATGCCGGGCGTGGACCCGCGCATCTTCGTGCTGCTGGGCATGTGCGCCTATCTCACCGGGGTGACCCAGGCGCCGCTGACCTCGGCGGTGATCTCGCTGGAACTCACCGACAGCAGCGACATGCTGCTGCCGATCCTGGCCACGGTACTGATCGCCCGCGGCGCCTCGGCGCTGGTCTGCCGCACGCCGATCTATCGCGGCCTGGCCGAGCTGTTGCTGGTGGCGCCGCCGCCGGCGCCCGCGCCGCCTGCCGAAGAGGAAGCGCCGATCTCGCTGGCCGCCGATCTGGCCGGCAGCGACCACGACGACCGCGACGACGGCCCCACCGCGCCACGTCCGCACTGA
- a CDS encoding MerC domain-containing protein, with product MSSPFDLRAALDRLGATGSLLCAVHCAVLPLALAVLPSLGLSMWLGDGVERTLVLFVTCLGLFSLVLGYRRHRVWQALGLLLLGLLSLWAGLLVPALHHAVAPHAAIMTFGGTLVGLAHLLNLRLNHGHVHDASCAH from the coding sequence ATGTCCTCACCGTTCGATCTGCGCGCCGCGCTCGACCGCCTCGGCGCCACCGGTTCGCTCCTGTGCGCGGTGCATTGCGCGGTGTTGCCGCTGGCGCTGGCGGTGCTGCCGTCGCTGGGCCTGTCGATGTGGTTGGGCGACGGCGTGGAGCGCACCCTGGTGCTGTTCGTGACGTGCCTCGGCCTGTTCAGCCTGGTGCTCGGCTATCGCCGCCATCGCGTGTGGCAGGCGCTGGGATTGCTGCTGCTGGGCCTGTTGTCGCTGTGGGCCGGGTTGCTGGTGCCGGCGTTGCACCACGCGGTGGCGCCGCATGCGGCGATCATGACCTTCGGCGGCACCCTGGTCGGGCTGGCCCACCTACTCAACCTGCGGCTGAACCACGGCCACGTGCACGACGCAAGCTGCGCCCACTGA
- a CDS encoding methylated-DNA--[protein]-cysteine S-methyltransferase → MTASPLYYDRFDTPIGLLTVAVGDDGVRHILFPENRYDARGRADWIHDPAPVREAREQLLAYFAGERERFDLPLAPHGTDFQRRVWLALAEIPFGATWSYAQLAQHLGQPRAVRAVGAANGRNPLPIVLPCHRVIGANGALTGFGGGLPTKAALLALERRDGSGTTSGTMASLFG, encoded by the coding sequence ATGACCGCGTCCCCGCTGTACTACGACCGCTTCGACACGCCGATCGGCCTCCTCACCGTCGCCGTCGGCGACGATGGCGTGCGCCACATCCTGTTCCCGGAAAATCGCTACGACGCCCGCGGCCGTGCCGACTGGATCCACGATCCGGCGCCGGTGCGCGAGGCACGCGAGCAATTGCTGGCCTATTTCGCCGGCGAGCGCGAACGCTTCGACCTGCCGCTCGCCCCACACGGCACGGACTTCCAGCGCCGCGTGTGGCTGGCGCTGGCCGAGATCCCGTTCGGCGCGACCTGGAGCTACGCGCAGCTGGCGCAGCATCTCGGCCAGCCGCGTGCGGTGCGCGCGGTCGGCGCCGCCAACGGCCGCAACCCGCTGCCGATCGTGCTGCCCTGCCATCGGGTGATCGGCGCCAACGGCGCGCTCACCGGCTTCGGCGGCGGCCTGCCGACCAAGGCCGCGCTGCTGGCGCTGGAACGGCGCGACGGCAGCGGCACGACGTCCGGCACGATGGCGTCGCTGTTCGGCTGA
- a CDS encoding DNA-3-methyladenine glycosylase 2 family protein, with amino-acid sequence MPALAATDHTLYDRARQSRDARFDGVFFTAVRSTGIYCRPVCPAPPPKRSNVRYYPSAAAAAAAGYRPCLRCRPELSPEAQQHLGEEVVRRALALIAEGALQDASVAALAAELGISARQLQRLFVAQLGATPAAVHATRRLLLAKQLLTETALPITQVALAAGFNSLRRFNAAFLDGCGMPPSAIRKQRAESPGGDLVLRLGYRPPLDFPAMLAFLRKRAIPGIERIGEASYERVLGPCEASTRIRVEADPQRHELRLHIAAADPRAIPDIVRRVRRVFDLDADLRAVHATLGDDPLLARAIARRPGLRVPGGWDGFEVAVRAVLGQQVSVAGAATLAARLVERHGAARPGQPPGLDRAFPTPQALRDAPLEAIGLPRSRAATIRALAQAVLDGRLSFRAGQRLDDFVAHAVTLPGIGAWTAQYIALRALGQPDAFPAGDLVLQRMLGADGARLSERATEARAQAWRPWRAYAVLHLWHLANDPPEETRA; translated from the coding sequence ATGCCTGCCCTCGCCGCCACCGACCACACCCTCTACGACCGCGCCCGCCAGTCGCGCGACGCGCGCTTCGACGGGGTGTTCTTCACCGCCGTGCGCAGCACCGGCATCTACTGCCGGCCGGTGTGCCCGGCGCCGCCGCCCAAGCGCAGCAACGTGCGCTACTACCCCAGCGCCGCGGCCGCGGCGGCGGCCGGCTACCGGCCGTGCCTGCGCTGCCGCCCCGAACTGTCGCCGGAGGCGCAGCAGCACCTGGGCGAAGAGGTCGTGCGACGTGCGCTGGCGCTGATCGCCGAGGGTGCGCTGCAGGACGCCAGCGTCGCCGCGTTGGCGGCCGAACTGGGCATCAGCGCGCGCCAGCTGCAGCGCCTGTTCGTGGCCCAGCTCGGCGCCACCCCGGCGGCGGTGCACGCCACCCGGCGCCTGTTGCTGGCCAAGCAACTGCTCACCGAGACCGCCTTGCCGATCACCCAGGTGGCGCTGGCGGCCGGTTTCAACAGCCTGCGCCGCTTCAATGCCGCCTTCCTGGACGGCTGCGGCATGCCACCCTCGGCGATCCGCAAGCAGCGCGCCGAGAGCCCTGGGGGCGATCTGGTGCTGCGCCTGGGCTATCGGCCGCCGCTGGACTTCCCGGCGATGCTGGCGTTCCTGCGCAAGCGTGCGATCCCCGGCATCGAGCGCATCGGCGAGGCCAGCTACGAGCGCGTGCTGGGCCCGTGCGAGGCTTCCACCCGCATCCGCGTCGAGGCCGATCCGCAGCGCCACGAACTGCGCCTGCACATCGCTGCGGCCGATCCGCGCGCCATTCCCGATATCGTGCGCCGGGTACGCCGCGTGTTCGACCTGGATGCCGACCTGCGCGCGGTACATGCCACGCTCGGCGACGATCCGCTGCTGGCGCGCGCCATCGCCCGGCGTCCCGGGCTGCGCGTGCCGGGCGGCTGGGACGGGTTCGAAGTGGCGGTGCGCGCGGTGCTCGGCCAGCAGGTCAGCGTGGCCGGCGCGGCGACCCTGGCCGCGCGCCTGGTCGAGCGGCACGGCGCCGCGCGGCCCGGCCAGCCGCCGGGGCTGGACCGCGCCTTCCCGACGCCGCAGGCGCTGCGCGACGCGCCGCTGGAAGCGATCGGCCTGCCGCGCTCGCGTGCGGCGACGATCCGCGCGCTGGCGCAGGCGGTGCTGGACGGCCGCCTGTCCTTCCGCGCCGGCCAGCGCCTGGACGATTTCGTCGCCCACGCCGTCACCTTGCCGGGCATCGGCGCCTGGACCGCGCAGTACATCGCGCTGCGCGCGCTCGGCCAGCCCGATGCCTTCCCCGCCGGCGACCTGGTCCTGCAACGCATGCTCGGCGCGGACGGCGCACGCCTGAGCGAACGCGCCACCGAGGCGCGCGCGCAGGCCTGGCGGCCCTGGCGCGCCTACGCGGTGCTGCACCTGTGGCACCTGGCCAACGATCCTCCCGAGGAGACCCGCGCATGA
- a CDS encoding MAPEG family protein — MPIEIRMLAWAILLGIAQLLLASAFVTAQRGVKWNASARDAPQPPPAGVAGRLDRALRNFLETFPFFAAAAVAVAALGKGDAHTALSAQIYLWARVAYVPLYAAGVPYVRSLVWVVSLWAILQLVWALL; from the coding sequence ATGCCCATCGAAATCCGCATGCTGGCCTGGGCGATTCTGCTCGGGATCGCGCAACTGCTGCTTGCCTCCGCCTTCGTCACCGCGCAACGCGGGGTGAAATGGAATGCCAGTGCGCGCGATGCGCCGCAACCGCCGCCGGCCGGCGTGGCCGGGCGCCTGGACCGCGCGCTGCGCAACTTCCTGGAGACCTTCCCGTTCTTCGCCGCAGCGGCGGTGGCGGTGGCGGCGCTGGGCAAGGGCGATGCGCACACCGCGCTGTCGGCGCAGATCTACCTGTGGGCGCGGGTGGCCTACGTGCCGCTGTACGCGGCCGGCGTGCCGTACGTGCGCAGCCTGGTGTGGGTGGTGTCGCTGTGGGCGATCCTGCAACTGGTGTGGGCGTTGCTCTGA
- a CDS encoding 30S ribosomal protein THX encodes MGKGDRKTAKGKRYNASYGNSRSHSVSKVAVGAAAPAAKKSVVKAPAVKKAVAKKTVAKAG; translated from the coding sequence ATGGGTAAGGGTGACCGCAAGACCGCCAAGGGCAAGCGCTACAACGCCAGCTACGGCAATTCGCGCTCGCACAGCGTGAGCAAGGTGGCCGTGGGCGCTGCCGCGCCGGCCGCGAAGAAGTCGGTGGTCAAGGCCCCGGCGGTGAAGAAGGCCGTGGCCAAGAAGACGGTCGCCAAGGCCGGCTGA
- a CDS encoding DMT family transporter: MKNWLFLLVAILAEVVATSALKASEGFTRLWPTLLALCGYGIAFYLLSLTLRSVPVGVAYALWSGIGIVLISLLAWWRFGQALDPPAIVGMALIVAGVVVINVFSRSAPH, translated from the coding sequence ATGAAGAACTGGCTGTTCCTGCTGGTGGCGATCCTCGCCGAGGTGGTCGCGACCTCGGCCTTGAAGGCCAGCGAGGGGTTCACCCGGCTGTGGCCGACGCTGCTGGCGCTGTGCGGCTATGGCATCGCTTTCTATCTGCTGTCGCTGACCCTGCGCAGCGTGCCGGTAGGCGTGGCCTACGCACTCTGGTCGGGCATCGGCATCGTGCTGATCTCGCTGCTGGCGTGGTGGCGGTTCGGCCAGGCGCTGGATCCGCCGGCGATCGTCGGCATGGCGCTGATCGTCGCCGGCGTGGTGGTGATCAACGTGTTTTCGCGCAGCGCGCCGCATTAG
- a CDS encoding ectonucleotide pyrophosphatase/phosphodiesterase, producing the protein MMSSALRSTLVCATLLLGACASTPSTPSHATAAAAAPSAAAPATPPAPVLLISIDGLRADMLDRGITPNLSRMVHDGVRAQWMTPSYPSLTFPNHYTIATGLRPDHHGIVHNSMQDPLLGTFQISDRAAVGDGRWWGGEPIWVGVEKAGLHAATWAWPGSEAAIQGVRPSRRQAFDADMPPNARVDQVLGWLDDTGAPRPQLLTLYFEQVDEAGHDHGPESREYAQAIASIDAAIGHLLDGLAQRGELDRINLVLVSDHGMAAVPPKQVLAVEEMVPPQQVTVISYGQSVGIAPRPGQQAAVEARLLGAHPQYDCWRKGELPARWHYGSNPRIPPIVCQMHEGWDALPRARIAEKPRSLRGSHGYDPALPSMRAVFVARGPAFRQGVTLPPIDNVDVYPLLTRLLGIPAAPNDGDPQALLPALR; encoded by the coding sequence ATGATGTCCTCCGCCCTGCGTTCCACGCTCGTCTGCGCCACCCTATTACTCGGTGCCTGCGCCTCCACCCCTTCCACGCCGTCGCACGCGACCGCCGCGGCCGCCGCACCCAGCGCCGCCGCACCGGCGACGCCGCCAGCGCCGGTGCTGTTGATCTCGATCGACGGCCTGCGCGCGGACATGCTCGATCGCGGCATCACCCCGAACCTGAGCCGCATGGTCCACGACGGCGTGCGCGCGCAGTGGATGACGCCCTCCTATCCGTCGCTGACCTTCCCCAACCACTACACCATCGCCACCGGCCTGCGTCCGGACCACCACGGCATCGTCCACAACAGCATGCAGGACCCGCTGCTGGGCACGTTCCAGATCAGCGATCGCGCCGCGGTCGGCGACGGCCGCTGGTGGGGAGGCGAGCCGATCTGGGTCGGCGTCGAGAAAGCCGGCCTGCACGCCGCGACCTGGGCCTGGCCGGGCAGCGAGGCGGCCATCCAGGGCGTGCGCCCCAGCCGTCGCCAGGCCTTCGACGCCGACATGCCGCCGAACGCACGGGTCGATCAGGTGCTGGGCTGGCTCGACGATACCGGCGCACCGCGTCCGCAGTTGCTGACGCTGTACTTCGAACAGGTGGACGAAGCCGGCCACGACCATGGCCCGGAGTCGCGGGAATACGCGCAGGCCATCGCCAGCATCGATGCGGCGATCGGGCATCTGCTCGACGGCCTGGCGCAGCGCGGCGAGCTGGACCGCATCAACCTGGTGCTGGTGTCCGACCATGGCATGGCCGCGGTGCCGCCCAAGCAGGTGCTGGCGGTCGAGGAGATGGTCCCGCCGCAACAGGTCACGGTGATCAGCTACGGGCAGTCGGTAGGCATCGCCCCGCGCCCGGGCCAGCAGGCGGCAGTGGAAGCGCGGCTGCTCGGCGCGCACCCGCAGTACGACTGCTGGCGCAAGGGCGAACTGCCGGCGCGCTGGCACTACGGCAGCAACCCGCGCATCCCGCCGATCGTGTGCCAGATGCACGAGGGCTGGGATGCGCTGCCGCGTGCGCGCATCGCCGAGAAGCCGCGCAGCCTGCGCGGCTCGCATGGCTACGACCCGGCGCTGCCGTCGATGCGTGCGGTGTTCGTCGCCCGCGGCCCGGCCTTCCGCCAGGGCGTCACCCTGCCGCCGATCGACAACGTCGACGTCTATCCCTTGCTGACCCGCCTGCTCGGCATCCCCGCCGCGCCCAACGACGGCGATCCGCAGGCGCTGCTGCCGGCGCTGCGCTAG